From one Ctenopharyngodon idella isolate HZGC_01 chromosome 15, HZGC01, whole genome shotgun sequence genomic stretch:
- the LOC127495213 gene encoding NACHT, LRR and PYD domains-containing protein 3-like has protein sequence MADSQGSRGGDFSAGCSHDSKLAEVLNTLKSNLRKKFECLYEGISKQGNTTLLNKIYTELYITESETGEINNEHEVRQIETQSRRLETKDTPIKCNDIFRPLPGQDKPIKTVLTKGVAGIEKKVSVQKFILDWAEGKENQDIQFIFPLPFRELNLMKDKTLSLSDLLHVYFPETKEMEISNDKCKVLFIFDGLDECRLSLDFRSDVRLCDVTESASVGVLLMNLIVGNLLPSALIWITSRPAAADLVPSECVHRVTEVRGFSDPQKKEYFRKRISDQSLADRIISHLKSSRSLFAMCQIPMFCCITATVLEKMLSEAASGEIPKTLTEMYTHFLILQTNIKYEKDNEKKLKDKDMILKLGKLAYQQLVKGNLIFCEEDLIECGIDMTEASVYSGLCPQIFREELGLYQGKVFCFGHLSIQEHLAALYVHLSFINNNINVFDQNTRVSLSDLHQRAVDEALDSKNGHLDLFLRFLLGLSVNSNQSLLQELMTQTGNRSHNNEKTVPYIKKKISENHSPDKYINLFHCLDELGDLSLVNETFRNLGYGGLSKVKRSSSQWSAVVFVLLTSEWGKYQLELNRLIGEKNNYAFVNVNAENTPDEVLQKMLPVVTATRSVVLSNCGITAEGCAALASALRSTASLLRDLDLNFNNIGDSGVKMLSAGLENSYCKLETLRLRQCGVTDESCAALASALRSNPSNLRKLKLTENKLGDSGVKLLSAGLKSPHCKLEALKLKDCGVTEEGCAALASALTSNPSHLKELGLDGNNIGNSGVKLLSAVLEIPHFKLENLRLMDCGITEEGCVALASALRSNPSHLRVLVLEGNKLGNSGVELLSELKNNPHYKLQLLW, from the exons CCATGACTCTAAACTTGCTGAAGTCCTCAACACATTGAAATCAAATCTGAGGAAGAAGTTTGAGTGTTTGTATGAGGGAATATCAAAGCAGGGAAACACAACACTCCTGAATAAAATCTACACAGAGCTCTACATCACAGAAAGTGAAACTGGAGAGATCAATAATGAGCATGAGGTGAGACAGATTGAGACACAGTCCAGGAGATTAGAAACAAAGGACACACCGATCAAATGCAATGACATCTTTAGACCTTTACCTGGACAAGACAAACCCATCAAAactgtgctgacaaagggagtTGCTGGCattgaaaaaaaagtctctgtgcagaagttcatcctggactgggctgaagggaaaGAGAATCAGGACATCCAGTTCATATTTCCACTTCCTTTCAGAGAGCTTAACTTGATGAAGGACAAAACACTCAGTCTTTCTGATCTTCTTCATGTCTATTtccctgaaacaaaagaaatggaaatatcCAATGACAAATGTAAAgtgttgttcatctttgatggtctggatgagtGTCGTCTGTCTCTGGATTTTCGGAGCGATGTGAGGTTGTGTGATGTGACTGAATCAGCCTCAGTGGGCGTGCTGCTGATGAACCTCATTGTGGGgaatctgcttccctctgctctcatctggatcacctccagaccagcagcagctgatCTCGTCCCCTCTGAGTGTGTCCATCGAGTGACAGAGGTACGAGGATTCAGTGACCCACAGAAGAAGGAAtacttcaggaagagaatcagtgatcaGAGTCTGGCCGACAGGATCATCTCACACCTGAAGTCATCAAGGAGCCTCTTTGCTATGTGTCAAATCCCAATGTTCTGTTGTATCACAGCCACTGTTCTAGAGAAGATGTTGAGTGAAGCAGCGAGTGGAGAGATTCCCAAGACTCTCACtgaaatgtacacacacttcctgatcctTCAGACCAACATCAAATATGAGAAGGACAATGAGAAGAAACTAAAAGATAAAGACATGATCTTAAAACTGGGGAAACTGGCTTATCAGCAGCTTGTGAAAGGAAACCTGATCTTCTGTGAGGAAGACCTGATAGAGTGTGGCATTGATATGACAgaagcatcagtgtactcaggattgtgccctcagatcttcagagaggagTTGGGCTTGTATCAGGGGAAAGTCTTCTGCTTTGGTCATCTGAGCATTCAGGAACATCTAGCAGCTCTATATGTGCATCTCTCCTTCATAAACAATAACATCAATGTGTTTGACCAGAACACCAGAGTTTCACTATCTGATCTCCATCAGAGAGCTGTGGATGAGGCTTTAGACAGCAAAAATGGGCATCTGGATCTTTTCCTTCGTTTCCTTCTGGGTCTGTCAGTGAATTCTAATCAGAGTCTCTTACAGGAACTAATGACACAGACAGGAAACCGCTCTCACAACAATGAGAAAACTGTTCCCTATATTAAAAAGAAGATCAGTGAGAATCATTCTCCAGATAAATACATCAATCTGTTTCACTGTCTGGATGAACTGGGTGATCTTTCACTTGTGAATGAAACTTTCCGTAATTTGGGCTATGGAGGATTGAGTAAAGTGAAACGTTCCTCATCTCAGTGGTCAGctgtagtttttgtgttgttgaccTCAGAGTGGGGAAAGTATCAGCTTGAGCTGAACAGATTaattggagaaaaaaataa ttacgCATTTGTCAACGTGAATGCAGAAAATACACCAGATGAAGTCCTTCAGAAGATGCTGCCTGTGGTTACAGCAACTAGATCAGTTGT GTTGAGTAATTGTGGTATCACAgctgaaggttgtgctgctctggcttcagctctgagatcaactGCCTCACTCCTGAGAGATCTGGATctgaattttaataatataggAGACTCAGGAGTGAAGATGCTCTCTGCTGGACTGGAGAATTCTTACTGTAAACTGGAGACCTTGAG gttgagacAGTGTGGTGTCACTGATGaaagttgtgctgctctggcttcagctctgagatcaaacccctcaaaCCTAAGAAAACTAAAACTGACTGAGAATAAACTTGGAGACTCAGGAGTGAAGCTACTCTCTGCTGGACTGAAGagtcctcactgtaaactggaggcACTGAA gttgaaggattgtggtgtcacagaagaaggttgtgctgctctggcttcagctctgacatcaaacccctcacacctgaaaGAACTGGGTCTGGATGGGAATAATATAGGAAACTCAGGAGTGAAGCTGCTTTCTGCTGTACTGGAGATCCCTCACTTTAAATTAGAGAATTTGAG GTTGATGGATTGTGGTATCACAGAAGAAGGTTGTgttgctctggcttcagctctgagatcaaacccctcacacctgagagtaCTGGTTCTGGAAGGGAATAAACTAGGAAACTCAGGAGTGGAGCTGCTCTCTGAACTGAAGAATAATCCACATTATAAATTGCAGCTACTAtggtaa